The genomic window TTTTAAGAAAAAAAGCCCATGATGCTGTGGTGATCAGTCACGCAAGTATCATTATTCCTTTTGCATTGGGAGTCGGGCTTTCGTATTTTATTTATAAAGAATTTGCTCCGGATGGTATCCAGTTCAGTTCGTTTGCTTTGTTCATCGCTATTGCAATGAGTATCACTGCGTTTCCTGTGTTGGCAAGAATTGTTCAGGAAAGAAATTTACATAAAACAAAAATCGGAACCGTTGTAATCACCTGTGCTGCCGCGGATGACATTACAGCATGGTGTATTTTGGCAGCAGTAATTGCTGTTGTAAAAGCAGGATCTTTTTCGGGATCGGTTTTCGTTATTTTAATGGCGATTCTGTACGTATTCATTATGATTAAAGCGGTAAGGCCGTTCCTTGTAAGAATTGCAGAAGCCCAAAAAGGTAAAGGATTTATCAATAAAGCATTGGTTGCTGTATTTTTTTTAATATTAATTATTTCAGCATACGCTACGGAAGTTATTGGTATTCATGCACTTTTCGGAGCATTTATGGCCGGTGCGATCATGCCTGAAAATGTAAAATTCAGAAACCTTTTCATTGAAAAAGTAGAAGATGTTGCCTTGGTTTTATTACTTCCGCTTTTCTTTGTATTTACGGGATTAAGAACTCAAATCGGGTTATTGAATGACCCTCACCTTTGGAAAATCGGAGGATTCATTATCCTTACTGCCGTTGTCGGAAAATTCGTAGGAAGCGCACTGACGGCGAAATTCCTGAAAATAAGCTGGAAAGACAGCCTCACGATAGGTGCTTTAATGAATACAAGAGGTCTTACAGAACTTATCGTATTGAATATTGGTTATGACTTAGGGGTTTTAGGCCCTGAACTGTTTGCAATGTTGGTGATCATGGCATTATTTACAACTTTCATGACGGGACCTTGCTTAGATTTGATCAATTATCTTTTTAAAGGAAAAAAATCAATGATAGAAGACGATGAACATGAAAAAAATGATCCGAAATACAGAGTTTTATTATCTTTTGAAACTCCGGAATCAGGAAGTACCTTATTAAAATTAGCAGATAATCTTACCCATAAAATGAATGGAAATAAGAGCGTAACTGCAATGAATATCGCACCTGTGGATGAGCTTCACGCTTTTGATATTAATGATTTTGAAAAAGAACAATTCAAAGATGTTATCGAAACTTCACATGATTTGAAACTTGAAGTGACGACCCTTTTCAAAGCTTCAACAGATGTGGAAAGTGATCTGACCAATATTACGAACAAAGGAAACTATGACCTCCTTCTCATCATGCTTGGAAAATCGATGTATGAAGGAAGTTTATTGGGCAGACTATTAGGTTTTACTACAAAAATCATTAATCCTGAAAAACTTTTAAACACCGTAAAAGGAAAAGGAAATATTTTCAACAACTCCCCTTTCGACGATCTGACGCTTCAGGTATTAGATAAAGCGACGATTCCTGTCGGAGTTTTGGTGGAAAAAGAATTCAAATCTGCGGATAAAGTATTTGTCCCGATCTTTAATTTAAGTGATTTTTATCTGCTTGAATATGCGAAAAGACTGATTAATAATAACAATTCTCAAATCATTATTCTGGATGTCGCAGGACAGATCCGAAATAATATTGAAGTGAAAGAGCTGATCAGAAGTATTGAACAGGTTGCACCAAACCACATCACCCTATATAACGAGAAAAAAATAGAGAAAGAATTTCTGAATTCTCAGGACTTAATGCTGATCAGCAGCAAAAGCTGGAAAAACCTGATCGACACAAAAGACCTTTGGCTATCGGATATCCCTTCTACATTGATTATCAGCAATCCGTAGATTGGTCAATGGTGAATTTTGCTTCGCAGGGCAATTTTCAAAGTCAATTGTGAATTGTCAATTCGCTTTGCTGTTAATTAATTTTATTGTGAATGTAAAGATTAACAATTGACTTGCAAAGCAAAATTCACCATTCACTTTTTTTAATTTCAATTAAAAAAATTCATACCTTTGTCTCGTGATTACAAACAACGGAACATATTATTACGGAATTTTTAACTCAGATTTGGGATAAGGATTTCTTATATACATAACATAAACCTCGTCCTTGGGCGGGGTTTTTTTATTTAAAATTTAAAAGATGAAAATAAGTATTATAGGTGTAGGACTGATTGGAGGCTCGATTGCTTTAAAACTGAGAAAAAACGGAATTGCCGATTTTATCTATGGGATCGACAACAATAACGACCACCTTAATGAAGCTTTAGACTTAAAAATAATTGACGCAAAAGTAGATCTGGAATACGGAATTAAAAATTCTGACCTGGTGATTATTGCCATTCCTGTGGACTCTGCAAGAAAATTATTGCCTGATGTTTTAGATTTAATCTCTGAAAATCAAACCGTAATGGATGCAGGATCAACAAAAGCCGGAATTGTAAAAGCGGTAAAAAATCATCCAAAAAGATCTAGATTTGTAGCGTTTCACCCGATGTGGGGAACGGAAAACAGCGGTCCGAAGTCAGCCATTTCAGACAGTTTTACAGGAAAAGCCGGAGTCATCTGCAATAAGGAAGAATCTGCAGAAGATGCTTTACAAATAGTTGAAAAAATCGTTGAAAGTCTTGATATGCATTTGATTTACATGAATGCTGAAGATCATGATGTTCACACTGCTTATATTTCACACATCTCGCACATTACCTCTTACGCGCTAGCCAATACCGTTTTGGAAAAAGAGCGTGAGGAAGAAACGATTTTTCAATTGGCAAGTTCGGGTTTCTCGAGCACCGTCCGTCTCGCAAAATCTCATCCTGAAATGTGGGTTCCGATTTTTAAACAAAACAAAGAAAACGTACTCGATGTTCTGAATGAACATATCGCCCAGCTAAGAAAGTTCAAAGCTGCCCTGGAAAAAGAGAATTTTGAATATCTGGAAGAATTGATTTCTAATGCGAATAAGATTAGGGGGATTCTTGATAAGTAATAATTTTCTTTTGTCTTGAAACAAAAGAAACAAAAGTTCAAGACTTGGAAACTTCCGCTAAAAATTAAAAATTAACCCCCCAAAACTTGCGCGAATTCAATGTTGGCTCTTCGGTTCAACAGTTGTCTCGCGCTTCAAACAATGGGAATTTCTTAACGGATTAAGTAACTGATAATATTACTCATTACCAATTACTCATTGCTCATATTTTAACATTCCGGAACGTTGACAGCAATCGCCAAACCACCTTCCGAAGTCTCTTTAAACCTGTCATTCATCGAAAGAGCGGTTTCCCACATGGTCTGAATCACCTCATCCAGTGTTACTCTTGCTTTCGTTGGGTCACTTTCTAAGGCGATATTAGCGGCTGTAATGGCTTTTATAGCACCCATCGTATTTCTCTCGATACACGGAATTTGCACCAGACCTTTGATCGGGTCACATGTCATTCCCAAATGATGTTCCATAGCGATTTCAGCGGCCATTAAGACCTGACCAACACTACCTCCAAGAATTTCCGTAAGTCCTGCTGCAGCCATCGCCGAAGAAACTCCGATTTCTGCCTGACAACCACCCATTGCAGCGGAAATAGTTGCATTTTTCTTGAATAAAGTTCCGATTTCACCTGCCACCAAAATAAATCTTACAATATCATCATCACTGATAAACTCTGTGAAAGCCTGAGAATACATTAAAACTGCCGGAATAACGCCACTCGCACCGTTGGTAGGTGCTGTAATAATTCTTCCGAAGCTTGCATTTTCTTCATTTACAGCCAATGCAAAACAGGAAATCCATTTATTGATATTGGTGAAATTTTCTTCGGCATCTACAACCTGCTGGAACCATTCATCTTTATTTTTATAGATTTTATCACCTAATAATTTTCTGTTGATTCCGGCTGCACGACGGGAAACATTCAATCCGCCGGGAAGAATTCCTTCTTTATTCACGCCTTTATAAATACATTCTTTGATCTGCTGCCAAATATAAAGTGCTTCCGCTCTCGTTTCGTCCTGGGTTCTCCAGCTTTCTTCATTAATAAAAATTAAATCCGAAACTCTGTTAAGCCCCAATTTTTGACAATATTTCACAATATCAGAAGCGTGATGACAAGGATATAAAGTGCGGACACAGTGTTTTTGAATAGATTTTTTTTCCTGACTCATGATAAATCCTCCACCTACAGAATAAAAATCCTGAACAATCTCGGTACCGTCTTCGAAAATCGCCTTAAAAATCATTCCGTTCGGATGAAAATCAAGTGATTTTTGCATATTTAACACTAAATGATGGCCGTAGATAAAGGGAATTTCCTTTTCACCACCCAAATTAAGAATCTGATCGTTTTTTATTTTTTCAACCTTTTCATCGATTTTTGTGGTGTCAATGGTTTTATAATCTTCACCGCTCAACCCCAGCATTCCGGCAATATCTGTTCCGTGCCCGATTCCTGTTTTAGCTAAAGAACCGAAAAATTCGAGAAAAACTTCCTTTACCTCAGCGATAGATCTTTCTCTGTTTATAATTCTGATAAATGCTGACGCCGCATTCCATGGTCCCATCGTATGCGAACTCGACGGACCTATTCCTACTTTAATAATCTCAAAAACCGATATTGATTCCATATAGAAAATTGATCATTTTTCCTTACCACAAAGATACACGATAAATCGACACCCAAAAGCCAAAGATGAAAAACACCTTTGGCTTCGAGAATTAAAACTATATGAACGCAAAATATTTTATAGTGAATGGTCAATAGTGAATTTTGCTTCGCAAGTGAATTTTAAAAATTGACAGCAAATCTAATTGAGAATTCACAATTTACTTTTTTAGCATAAGCTCTCTTCATGCTGAGAAATATCCAATCCCAAATTCTCAGATTCTTCGGAAACTCTCAATGTGATGATACTATTCGTGATTTTATATAACATTAATGAACCAAAAAACGCAAATAACGAAACTAAAATCAAAGCCATGATATGATGGGCAAACACTTCAAACCCACCGTGAAGAAGACTTGCGTTTTCGCCGTGGGCAAAAATTGCCGTTAAGATCATTCCCATAATTCCACCCACTCCATGACAGGCAAAGACGTCTAAAGTATCATCAATTTTCTTTAAAGCTTTCCAGTTGACCATGATATTAGAAACAATCGCCGAAATAAATCCGATAAAAAGACTTTCCGAGACCGAAACAAAACCACATGCCGGCGTAATAGCTACCAATCCGACTACCGCGCCAATACAGGCTCCCATAGCCGAAATTTTTCTTTTATTAATTCTGTCAAAAAAGATCCAGGTCATCATCGCTGAAGCAGATGCAATAGTGGTAGTTCCAAATGCGGTTGCAGCGGTGGCATTTGCACTTAATGCAGAACCCGCGTTGAAGCCAAACCAGCCGAACCAAAGCATTCCCGTACCCAAAATGACGTAAGAAATATTGGAAGGTTCGTGATGCGGATTTTTCCTGTTTCCTAAAACAATCGCTCCCGCCAGTGCTGCAAAACCGGCGCTCATGTGTACGACCGTTCCTCCTGCAAAATCTTTAACTCCAAAATATTTGTTTAAAAGCCCATCCGGATGCCAAACCATGTGACAAAGCGGCGTATATATAAAAATGCTGAAAAGCACCATAAACAGCAGATAAGAAATAAAACGAACCCTTTCTGCAAAAGATCCCGTAATCAGCGCCGGAGTAATCACGGCAAATTTCATCTGAAATAAGGCAAAAAGAATAAACGGAATCGTAGAAGCCATCGCTTTATGCGGCAAAACTCCTACTCTGCTGAAAAAAGGATAGCTCAGCGGATTACCAATAATTCCGTAATGCACTCCATCGACGGTAAATCCTATAGAATCACCAAATGATAAGGAAAAACCAACAACCACCCATAAAATAGAAATAACGCCAAGTGCGATAAAACTCTGAAGCATAGTGGAAATCACATTCTTTTTACCTACCATTCCGCCGTAGAAAAATGATAATCCGGGGGTCATTAAAAGTACCAGACCGGCAGCCGCCAAAATCCAGGCTACATCTGCCCCGACAATTTTATCTTCGGATAAGAATTCTCCTGTATTCGGAAAATCCACGATGGGACTCCAGAACAGTCCGCCGACAGCAACTAGAGTAATAATGGAAAATGAAGCGATCCATTTTAAGCCTACAGTCATATAATTTATATTTAACCCCTTCAAAATTAAACATAAATTTCATAAAAACATATATTTTTTTTTAAATACCCCTTAAATTTTTATATCTAATTAACAAAAAATTAAAATTAACTAAACACCTCCCCTAAAATTTTAGACACTTCTTTGTATTTTGTAGCAGGAAAAAGATGAGTACCCCCTTTGATGATATAATCAGGTTTTGAGTTCTTAATGGGAAAAACAATATCCCTGTCCCCTAAAATCTGAATGACATCCGGTGTTTCCTCACACTTCCATTCGGAAATTTTCTCGATAGACCACTTCAGGTAATAAGGATCGCGCACCCTGAAATACTGTAAAACCCTGGGATTTTTAGGATCAAAGAGTTTCCTGACAACCGAATAGACATTCGTTGTTTTATCATTAAATAAGCTTACAGGCAGATATTTCGGAATTCTTGTGATCTCTCCTACCCGGATTAATTTAGATTTTTCTTTATGTGATTTTATGCTTCCCAAAATGACAACTTTTTGGGCCGGCTTTAATTTGTGAATTTCCTGAACCATTATTCCGCCAAAAGAATATCCCAACAGATAGAACGGTTCCGAATCATCTATTTTTTCGGCCATTCTTTCAACATATTGAGTAAAAGTTTCATTCTGACCGGGAATAAGCCAATCAATAAAAATAACCTCGTGCTGTTCCGGAAACTGCAGCTTTTCTAATACTTTAAAATCTGCGCCAAGCCCGCTTACTACGTAAATTTTCATGCTACTAAAATAAGAAAAAGCATCTAATGATGCTTTTCCCTTAACAAATATTATCATGTTGAAGTTTAATTTTTTTGAAACGAAATTCTGGTCACACTATCAATGGACAAGGTGGTAATCGTGTCTGAAGCAACCCACTCCAAAATATATCCACCTCCAGTTCCTAAAGGTGCGGGAAGGCTCGCTCCGTCTGCAATAGTTGTGAAATTGTACACCAGAATGCCACTCGTTTTGCTGGAAGGAATGACACCGCTTATTTCCGATCTGAAACCTGACAAAGGATTCCTTAAAATAAACCGTATATCCTGGCTCAGAATGTTGGAGCTTTTTGTATAATTAATAATAATTCTCCATTGATGAACCTGCCCCATAACTCCATTTTCAATAAACTGATTTCCCGAATAAATTTTGGCATCTGACACCAGAGAATTTTCGGACCAGCTTGTTGTAGGTGACGAAGCATAAATCAGAGGCAAAGCATAAGTGACTTGTCTGGTTGTGTTTGCAGCGGTATTCGTCCAATTCGGTTTTGTCCCGCTTCCTGCACCGCCTGCATTTATTTTCACAACACCGTCGTTGGACCTTTCCAGCTTCCTGCTGTATATCAATGTTCCCCAACTCGTCCCATCAAAATACCTGACTGTTTTATTGGTTTTGTCGTACGCAATCATCCCTTCGACGGGTGCTGCGATGGTTTCGGGATCTGCCATTCTGGGAATGACGACAGTAGACGTGGTAGAGACAATATCCAGTACTCCTTTTGGATTTGTTGTGTTGATTCCCACCTGAGAATAGGCTCCTGCTGACGATGCAAGAGCAATGATAATGATTTTGTTTGTCATAAAAATGTATTTAGATAATCAAACCATACATTTTCATGAGTATTAAGTAATGCAAAGATGAAGGATTTTTTATTAATTTAAAGGAAAAAAAATTATTTTACATTAATTAAATAAAAGTGTAAATTAAAATCAATCAACACATTAATTTTAATTCAAATAAAAAATTCAGAAGATTATATTCACCTTAATTGGAGAAAAAAAATGAGCAATTCCCAAGGAAATCACTCATTACTTTATTAAAAAACAGACTTACTGTTTTATTTTTTCTTTACCGGAGTCCTGTTTTCGTTATCCAATTTTTCTGTCGAAATTCTGAACTGGATATCCATTTCGTTTTTGATGAAATAATCCTTCAATGAAGACTGATAGAATACTTTGAAGTCTCTTCTGTTTAATGAGAATTTTGCAGACTCGATCACTACCGTAAACTGAGTGATATACACATTCGCAGGGAAGGTAATGGTCTTTCTCACGCCTTTAATTGTAATATCTCCGTAAACCGTAGAGTTGAACTCGCTGTTTGCTAAAGGAATAATTTTCGTCAAATGGAATTTTGCAAGAGGGAATTTCTTCACTTCGAAGAAGTTTGTGCTCTTAAGATCGTTCGTAAGTTTCACCATATCTTCATCCTGGCTTGAAACATCTCCTGCCATGATCGATTTCATATCAATCACGAATTCACCGTCTACCAAGACTGTTTTATCGAAGGTAAATTTTCCACTTTTCAGTTTCACCGTTCCAGAATGTGATGTAGGAACAGTCTTTACAACCTTGTAACCCCACCATCTTATCTCCGACGACGTTACCTTTACCACTTTATCACCTTTCTTTTGAGCGAAAACAAATGACATGCATACACACATCATAGCAAACAATAGTAATCTTTTCATTCTTTTTTATTTACAATTCAACAAAAATAAAAAAAAGTGTAGAACTTCTACACTTTTAACAATCTTTTTTTGATTAAATTATTTAGCAGTCACTTTTACAAGCATATCGATATCATCTTTCACAAAAACATCCTGCATTGTAGACTTGTAAGCCACGTCGAATTTTTGTCTGTCGATCGTGAATTTGTTTGATACTAAACTTACCACTCCTTTGCTGTAAGAAATCTTAGCCGGGAAAGAAACTACATTGGTTTTTCCTTTTACCGTAAGATTACCTGTAACAATAGAATTGTAGATTTTATCGTTGTTTTTCTTTACACCGGTAATTTTGAAAGTTGCTGTAGGGAATTTTTCAACCTCGAAGAAGTCTCCGTTTTTAAGGTGACCGTTCAGTTTTTGCTGATATTCACCTGTAAGATCCGTAGAGTTGATAGAATTCATATCCAAAACTACAGTACCTCCTACTAACTGGTTTCCTTTCATTACCAAGTCACCAGACTTTACTTTCACAGTACCATCATGAGAACTTGCCTCAGACTTTGCTACTTTGTATCCCCACCAGTGGATATCAGAAGCTACTACTTTTTTTGACTGACCGAAAGCTAAACCACTAGCTAAAACTGCTAATAAAAATATTTTTTTCATTTGAATAAAGTTATTTACTTGTTTGTTATTTACTGATGCAAATGTAGCTAACTTCTTCAATAGATTTTATTGATGTACATCAATAAAAACGATTATTTTCATGAATAATATCAGCCATAAAAAAACTCCGAATTTCTTCGGAGCCTTGTGTTAGTCTTGATAATAAGCAGTATAAAGCGCTATACCGTTTAAAGCCGTATGATTTTGCTTGATCAGATAGATCGGGATGTTTCTCAGCATCTCTTCCATCTTATCGCTGATCTTATATTTTTCGTAGAATTTATCTTTATTAATATATTCCCTGATCTCCATAGGAATATCTCCTGAAATCAAAAGACCGCCTGTAGCTTTTAATTTTAATGTTAAATTGTTCGCTTCTCTTGCAAGGAATTCAAGGAAAGTGTCTAAAGCAATCTTGCAGATCAGTACATCTTCCTCAACAGCAGCTTTGTATAATTCCTGAACGAAGTTTCCTTTTGCCAGTTTTTCAGCCAGCCATTCCGGTTCCGGATGTCTTTTTACATCTCTTAAAAATCTGTAAATATTAAATAAACCTGTTTTGGACAATACATTTTCCCAGCTTACAATTCCGTAGATATTAT from Chryseobacterium wanjuense includes these protein-coding regions:
- a CDS encoding YceI family protein produces the protein MKRLLLFAMMCVCMSFVFAQKKGDKVVKVTSSEIRWWGYKVVKTVPTSHSGTVKLKSGKFTFDKTVLVDGEFVIDMKSIMAGDVSSQDEDMVKLTNDLKSTNFFEVKKFPLAKFHLTKIIPLANSEFNSTVYGDITIKGVRKTITFPANVYITQFTVVIESAKFSLNRRDFKVFYQSSLKDYFIKNEMDIQFRISTEKLDNENRTPVKKK
- a CDS encoding ammonium transporter, with the translated sequence MTVGLKWIASFSIITLVAVGGLFWSPIVDFPNTGEFLSEDKIVGADVAWILAAAGLVLLMTPGLSFFYGGMVGKKNVISTMLQSFIALGVISILWVVVGFSLSFGDSIGFTVDGVHYGIIGNPLSYPFFSRVGVLPHKAMASTIPFILFALFQMKFAVITPALITGSFAERVRFISYLLFMVLFSIFIYTPLCHMVWHPDGLLNKYFGVKDFAGGTVVHMSAGFAALAGAIVLGNRKNPHHEPSNISYVILGTGMLWFGWFGFNAGSALSANATAATAFGTTTIASASAMMTWIFFDRINKRKISAMGACIGAVVGLVAITPACGFVSVSESLFIGFISAIVSNIMVNWKALKKIDDTLDVFACHGVGGIMGMILTAIFAHGENASLLHGGFEVFAHHIMALILVSLFAFFGSLMLYKITNSIITLRVSEESENLGLDISQHEESLC
- a CDS encoding prephenate dehydrogenase → MKISIIGVGLIGGSIALKLRKNGIADFIYGIDNNNDHLNEALDLKIIDAKVDLEYGIKNSDLVIIAIPVDSARKLLPDVLDLISENQTVMDAGSTKAGIVKAVKNHPKRSRFVAFHPMWGTENSGPKSAISDSFTGKAGVICNKEESAEDALQIVEKIVESLDMHLIYMNAEDHDVHTAYISHISHITSYALANTVLEKEREEETIFQLASSGFSSTVRLAKSHPEMWVPIFKQNKENVLDVLNEHIAQLRKFKAALEKENFEYLEELISNANKIRGILDK
- a CDS encoding cation:proton antiporter codes for the protein MGKYKNLIFYVSTIAFFSCLMYWFFVEGKTLEIGENIASPKGTGATMWENFADSFMTNLHHPLALLLAQIVTIIMVAKLFGWICVKLKQPSVIGEMIAGIVLGPSLFGLYFPELSAFIFPKESLPNLQFLSQIGLILFMYIVGMELDLSVLRKKAHDAVVISHASIIIPFALGVGLSYFIYKEFAPDGIQFSSFALFIAIAMSITAFPVLARIVQERNLHKTKIGTVVITCAAADDITAWCILAAVIAVVKAGSFSGSVFVILMAILYVFIMIKAVRPFLVRIAEAQKGKGFINKALVAVFFLILIISAYATEVIGIHALFGAFMAGAIMPENVKFRNLFIEKVEDVALVLLLPLFFVFTGLRTQIGLLNDPHLWKIGGFIILTAVVGKFVGSALTAKFLKISWKDSLTIGALMNTRGLTELIVLNIGYDLGVLGPELFAMLVIMALFTTFMTGPCLDLINYLFKGKKSMIEDDEHEKNDPKYRVLLSFETPESGSTLLKLADNLTHKMNGNKSVTAMNIAPVDELHAFDINDFEKEQFKDVIETSHDLKLEVTTLFKASTDVESDLTNITNKGNYDLLLIMLGKSMYEGSLLGRLLGFTTKIINPEKLLNTVKGKGNIFNNSPFDDLTLQVLDKATIPVGVLVEKEFKSADKVFVPIFNLSDFYLLEYAKRLINNNNSQIIILDVAGQIRNNIEVKELIRSIEQVAPNHITLYNEKKIEKEFLNSQDLMLISSKSWKNLIDTKDLWLSDIPSTLIISNP
- a CDS encoding alpha/beta hydrolase family protein, translated to MKIYVVSGLGADFKVLEKLQFPEQHEVIFIDWLIPGQNETFTQYVERMAEKIDDSEPFYLLGYSFGGIMVQEIHKLKPAQKVVILGSIKSHKEKSKLIRVGEITRIPKYLPVSLFNDKTTNVYSVVRKLFDPKNPRVLQYFRVRDPYYLKWSIEKISEWKCEETPDVIQILGDRDIVFPIKNSKPDYIIKGGTHLFPATKYKEVSKILGEVFS
- a CDS encoding L-serine ammonia-lyase; the protein is MESISVFEIIKVGIGPSSSHTMGPWNAASAFIRIINRERSIAEVKEVFLEFFGSLAKTGIGHGTDIAGMLGLSGEDYKTIDTTKIDEKVEKIKNDQILNLGGEKEIPFIYGHHLVLNMQKSLDFHPNGMIFKAIFEDGTEIVQDFYSVGGGFIMSQEKKSIQKHCVRTLYPCHHASDIVKYCQKLGLNRVSDLIFINEESWRTQDETRAEALYIWQQIKECIYKGVNKEGILPGGLNVSRRAAGINRKLLGDKIYKNKDEWFQQVVDAEENFTNINKWISCFALAVNEENASFGRIITAPTNGASGVIPAVLMYSQAFTEFISDDDIVRFILVAGEIGTLFKKNATISAAMGGCQAEIGVSSAMAAAGLTEILGGSVGQVLMAAEIAMEHHLGMTCDPIKGLVQIPCIERNTMGAIKAITAANIALESDPTKARVTLDEVIQTMWETALSMNDRFKETSEGGLAIAVNVPEC
- a CDS encoding YceI family protein, with translation MKKIFLLAVLASGLAFGQSKKVVASDIHWWGYKVAKSEASSHDGTVKVKSGDLVMKGNQLVGGTVVLDMNSINSTDLTGEYQQKLNGHLKNGDFFEVEKFPTATFKITGVKKNNDKIYNSIVTGNLTVKGKTNVVSFPAKISYSKGVVSLVSNKFTIDRQKFDVAYKSTMQDVFVKDDIDMLVKVTAK